The stretch of DNA CATGGACGAGCAAGCGTTGAACCAGCTCTATAGCCTCATTGTAACTAGCCGTATGTAAATCTTCTTTTTCAATCTTAGCCGGCAAAATAGATCAACCCTCTTCAATGTAAAATACGAATAAAAAAATCGCCAACCCGGTAATGCGATTTACCGAAGGTGACGATTTAAAAAAAATCATATCATGTTCTCCAAATCCTATCCATTCCCACCATGAATCCTAAAAGCTTAAGCCCCAAACCCTCGCGCTTGTTTGGCAGTTCTTCTGGAACGGACCAAAGCCGGAATGGCTTTGATTAGCAAATTGTATACTTCTACTAACGCAATCCCTGAGACGACATCCAAAATAACATGCTGCTTCATAAAGAGGGTTGAAATGATGATCAGCAACGACATGCCGCAAATCAACGTCGTATTTAATCGATTTCGTGCAGGACTTGTAAGAATCATCCGCATTACCATGTAACTAGAGAAGCAGTGTATGCTCGGGAAACAGTTAAAAGGTAAGTCCCGGTTATATATATAGCGGACCAGATCAGAGAATACGTCATTGCCTATGATCACTGGACGAGGAACTGTTGTCTGAAACACTAAGTAAATCCCATAGCATGTCATAGCGCAAACTGTGTAGATCAGCAATGATTTATAGTAAGATTTGCGGTCTTTAAAGAAGAAGTATACGATGCAGACATAAATATAGAAAATCCATACTCCATAAGGGAGAGCAAAATACTTAATGAAAGGAATTGCTTCATCTATAGGTGTCATTAGAGAATAGACGCGCTCCGCAGGTCCGTTGACAAGCTGGTACAGAGCGCCAAGCACCGGGAAAATCAGCATTAGCAGCAACGGAGAAAAGCGCATTAGCTGCTGCTTTGTAAACCAAGAATTTGATTTATTCACGTGAACATCAATACCTTTCCATTACATATTCATGCCGACTACTCATTTTACTTCCCGGAGAGAAAACCTTCAACACTTTTCTTAACACTCCGATAATAAATGCCTTGCCTAAACTTCACTTCGTTTCGTTATGATCAAAAAACTGGTAGACAACGGGCATCCGCAAGCGGTAATACGACAATAAAGAGGGAAATAATTTATTCTATTGTAAAAGGCCCCTAGGGGCTTTTTTTCAGTTCCATGTTTGATCCCATAATATCTAGGTTAATTAATTTCGTTAAGCTCTATTACGATTCCTTAATATGTTCAGGTCAATACTTTATAATGCTTACATTTCCTCCGGAATGCAGGAACCAATATATGGGAACTCTATAGCTGACTCAAGTAAGTACTTAATCAGTAGTCTGTTAGCGAAAGGGTGTATGTTATGAATCTGCTCAAACAATTGACCCAGGCCTCCCGTATGCACTTTGTTCCTATTATGGTGATTTGTGTAGTTCTCGGAACGCTGGCTGCATATTTATGGAACGATGAATTTCATCCTTGGAGATTTCTGCTAACACTAGTTGGTGCTTCAGCGGCCCATATGTTCTCTACCATGTATAACGATATCTGGGATTACCGGAGCGGTGCAGACTTGGCTGCCTTGGCATCCGAAGAAGCACTGTCAACGGATTCCGGTTATTTAACCAGAAGCGTCTGGAAGCACTCCATTTTTGTAACGGTGACTTGGTCCATGCTTGGAATTGCTGCAGGATGCGGACTCATCTTATATTTCTTAAGCGGACCTGGCGTTCTATTGCTGGGACTAATTGGCGGCTTGCTGGCCTCCTGCTATGTAGCTCCTCCGATCCGCTATGGCTATTGGGGAAGAGGAACCAGCGAGTTTGCCCATGTGCTCTCCTTCGGTCCTCTGCCGGTTATGGGATCATACTACGTCCAGACCTCCCATTTCGATACCCGGCTGCTGCTGCTGTCCCTGCCTGTCGGCCTGTTAACCACGCTTACCTTCTTTAATCATCATTTTCTCCACTGGAAAACCGATAAAGAGGTTGGCAAGCACACCCTGGTCGTCATGTGGGGAGAAAAGAAGTCGTTCCGTCTCTCTCCCTTGCTTCTCATCATGGCGTACCTCAGTCTGGCCATCTGCATATTCTGTAAAGTCCTTCCTGTATATGCTATCGTTGCCTTGTTTAGTGCATGGCCGTTAGGAAGAATGTACGGGGCCATGAGAGTAAGCAGAAGCCTGCAGTCTTATCAATCACTGATGGGATTGTCCCTTGAGGCAACACTTCGCTGTGGAATGATCATGATTGCCGCATTATTCATACAAAGCATGGCCGGACATTAACAGTGAATCTATAGCTTAACAACGTTTCAACAAAAACTGACGGAATCTAGGTCGATAGTCATGATAAATAATGGAAACTGGAATTTTTTCATCTAATTTCATGGGCTAATCGATTCATTTTTCCGATCAAAAACCTCCTAATGCCGTAATTTCAGCCCAAATATGATAAGTTAGAGACTGACAAAAAGATATACAAGAGAGGGAGAATTTAGTGAAAAGAATAAAAAAGATGCACTACAAACTTATGATTCTGACTCTGGCGGCCGTGTTCCTGATTGCTGGCTGCAGCAGCAAGTCAGATAGCAAGAACAGCAATAAGGATACCAGCACCAACACCACTGCCGCTGCCAACACTTCGGCCAAGGATAGCAAGAAGACTGAAGAGAAGGATGAAGGCAACGTCCTAAAGTCATCAGATGACAGTATCCAAATTACCCTTCCAGATGGCTGGAAAGAGGACAGCACCCTTAACAATATGGCCCTGATTGGAGCATCACAGCGTCTGAAGGATAAGTACGTTCTAGTGACTCCAATATCCAAAGCAGATATGAGCGATAATGCGACACTTGAAGATTTCCACAAACTGTTCCAGGGCAATATTCAAATTTCCCTTCAGAACTATAAAGAGATCGAGACAAAGGATATTACCATTGACTCACAACCAGCTAAATTAATCGAATTCTCCGGTTTAGCTCAAAATGTAAAAGTGCACTATTTAGCAGCACTTACAAGCAAAGGCAATTCATACTATCAAATTGTTACCTGGTCTTCCGAGAAAAAGTTTGATGACAGTAAAGAGGACTTCATGAAGGTGATTGAATCCTTCAAAGTGCTCAAAGATACAACTGCAACCGCACCGGCTGCATCGAATAGCACAACCAAAACTCAAACTTTGAAGAACAGCGACGACAGCATTGAAGTCAAAGTACCGTCCAATTGGAGTACTGGATTAAACTTATCTCCGGATGCGGATATTCAGGCAGCAGCTCCTGCTAGCGAAGACTATATCGTTGTTCTTAGGGAGAGCAAGACAGATTTCCCTGACAATGTAACACTGAATGACTACTACAAGGTCATCCTAGATAACATGAAGGGGTCCATGACCAATCCAGAACAAACAGAACCTAAACAGGTTACTATTAACGGTCTGAAGGGTATGCAATACGAACTTACTGGTGAAGTGGATAAGATTAAGATCAGCTACCTGATTACCATTCTTGAATCCGACAAGAACTTCACCCAAGTGCTGTTGTGGACCCGTGCGAATATGATGGATCAGAAGCGTCCAGGCTACACAGATATCGTCAACACATTTACAGAGAAATAATCATTTCACTTACAGGCTTGAGCAAGAGCAGGGGAATTTCATTTCCCCTGCTCTGCTTTATTTATATGAAGGAGGAACAGTATGTCCGAAATTTACTCTTTTCAAGTAACAACCATTGATGGCCAAAAGACGACACTAGAAGCATACAAAGGCAAGGTGCTAGTGATCGTCAATACCGCCAGCCGTTGCGGCTTAACCCCTCATTATCAGGGACTACAGCGCCTTTATGATGCTTACAAGGATCAGGGCCTTGTCGTTCTTGGATTCCCATGTAATCAGTTTGCCGGCCAAGAGCCGGGTACCGAGGAAGAGATTAAGGAATTCTGTAATTTGAACTACCAAGTTTCCTTCCCCCTCTTTTCCAAGATCGATGTCAAGGGCGAGAACGCCCATCCTCTATACACTTATTTAGTGAACCATACCCCTGGACCGTATAGAACAGGTGAAATTGAATGGAATTTCGTGAAATTCCTGGTGGACCGTAAAGGCCATATTATCAGGCAGTACAGTGCTCGGACAGAGCCAGATGCTATTGAAGCCGATGTGCAAAAGCTGCTGTAGAGTGAATGATAAACTGGTTAAGATATGAAAAAGGGGAATCTTACGATCCCCCTTTTTCATATTAATTCAATTCCCCACCAGCACCATGAGTTAAAAGTGTAATGAGCGGGCTGCTATAAACACTAACTGCAAACAGAAATCCCATCGATAGCAACAGTTTGACTTTTTTCATGTTCCCAAGCCTCCTTACAAATATAATTATATTTATATTGAAGGTCTGTGCTGACATATTCACGATATCTCTCAAATAGAAGCATAGAGTCGGCCATTAAAGCCTTGTCTTGAGTAGTTAGCAAAATATTCAGTCTATATAAATTATATTTAGCCCCTTCGTCATAATTCATCGTTTTAAAACAATATTCAGAATAAACTCTACAAAAGTTCTCGTATCGTCGTAAACTGAAATGTTCTTTATACTGTTTTTTTAGAGTTGTAGGATTAAAACAATTATATGTCTCTAGTTCTTCCGCGAACAATTCTAGAAGACTATCAATCTCAAAGGAGTATTTTAGCGCGGACTCCAACAAAGTGACCAAACCTTCCATAATTTCAGAAGGATGATCTTTTAGATAATTTATGTACCGTGGAATAGCTTGAACATTACCCATTTTAATTTCAATGGACATTAGATTTGCTTCCGCATAGCTGCTAAATAGATGAACTGCCGATTTCCCTAGATCATTCAAACCTTGAAACCAGCTTAGATCCTTATAATGTTCGATCCATTTCTTCGCTTGTTTAAACATTCCTCTATTCTCAAAA from Paenibacillus sp. CAA11 encodes:
- a CDS encoding phosphatase PAP2 family protein — encoded protein: MRFSPLLLMLIFPVLGALYQLVNGPAERVYSLMTPIDEAIPFIKYFALPYGVWIFYIYVCIVYFFFKDRKSYYKSLLIYTVCAMTCYGIYLVFQTTVPRPVIIGNDVFSDLVRYIYNRDLPFNCFPSIHCFSSYMVMRMILTSPARNRLNTTLICGMSLLIIISTLFMKQHVILDVVSGIALVEVYNLLIKAIPALVRSRRTAKQARGFGA
- a CDS encoding prenyltransferase, which encodes MNLLKQLTQASRMHFVPIMVICVVLGTLAAYLWNDEFHPWRFLLTLVGASAAHMFSTMYNDIWDYRSGADLAALASEEALSTDSGYLTRSVWKHSIFVTVTWSMLGIAAGCGLILYFLSGPGVLLLGLIGGLLASCYVAPPIRYGYWGRGTSEFAHVLSFGPLPVMGSYYVQTSHFDTRLLLLSLPVGLLTTLTFFNHHFLHWKTDKEVGKHTLVVMWGEKKSFRLSPLLLIMAYLSLAICIFCKVLPVYAIVALFSAWPLGRMYGAMRVSRSLQSYQSLMGLSLEATLRCGMIMIAALFIQSMAGH
- a CDS encoding PsbP-related protein — translated: MKRIKKMHYKLMILTLAAVFLIAGCSSKSDSKNSNKDTSTNTTAAANTSAKDSKKTEEKDEGNVLKSSDDSIQITLPDGWKEDSTLNNMALIGASQRLKDKYVLVTPISKADMSDNATLEDFHKLFQGNIQISLQNYKEIETKDITIDSQPAKLIEFSGLAQNVKVHYLAALTSKGNSYYQIVTWSSEKKFDDSKEDFMKVIESFKVLKDTTATAPAASNSTTKTQTLKNSDDSIEVKVPSNWSTGLNLSPDADIQAAAPASEDYIVVLRESKTDFPDNVTLNDYYKVILDNMKGSMTNPEQTEPKQVTINGLKGMQYELTGEVDKIKISYLITILESDKNFTQVLLWTRANMMDQKRPGYTDIVNTFTEK
- a CDS encoding glutathione peroxidase, with the translated sequence MSEIYSFQVTTIDGQKTTLEAYKGKVLVIVNTASRCGLTPHYQGLQRLYDAYKDQGLVVLGFPCNQFAGQEPGTEEEIKEFCNLNYQVSFPLFSKIDVKGENAHPLYTYLVNHTPGPYRTGEIEWNFVKFLVDRKGHIIRQYSARTEPDAIEADVQKLL